From Bacillota bacterium, one genomic window encodes:
- a CDS encoding pseudouridine synthase, with protein MGAERLQKFLARCGVASRRACEAIIQAGRVRVNGVVVTALGVKVDPEADVVEVDGRVVRPQQRLRYLALNKPRGYVTTVHDPQGRPTVMDLLAGVTERVFPVGRLDADTEGLLLLTNDGELAYRIMHPRFQVEKRYRATVAGAVGDEALRLLARGVPLEDGLTAPARVRLVSRTPQRSVVELAILEGRKRQVRRMFQYVGHPVLRLVRLAVGPVRLGHLPVGAWRDLTAAELAALRRATGLGGE; from the coding sequence CTGGGCGCCGAACGACTGCAAAAATTCCTGGCTCGCTGCGGCGTAGCGTCACGGCGGGCCTGTGAGGCTATCATCCAGGCCGGCCGGGTGCGGGTCAACGGCGTCGTGGTGACGGCGCTGGGCGTGAAAGTCGACCCGGAGGCGGACGTCGTCGAAGTCGACGGAAGGGTCGTGCGGCCCCAGCAACGCCTGCGCTATCTTGCGCTCAACAAACCGCGGGGCTACGTAACCACCGTGCACGACCCGCAAGGCCGCCCGACCGTCATGGACCTGCTCGCGGGCGTAACGGAGCGCGTGTTTCCCGTAGGCCGGCTCGACGCCGACACCGAAGGGTTGCTGCTGCTGACCAACGACGGCGAGCTGGCGTATCGCATCATGCACCCGCGCTTTCAAGTGGAAAAGCGCTATCGAGCCACCGTCGCGGGCGCCGTGGGCGACGAGGCGCTGCGGCTTCTCGCGCGCGGCGTGCCGCTGGAGGACGGCCTCACCGCCCCCGCGCGCGTGCGGCTTGTGAGCCGCACGCCGCAGCGCTCGGTGGTTGAGCTGGCCATCCTGGAAGGCCGCAAGCGCCAGGTGCGGCGCATGTTTCAGTACGTCGGCCACCCGGTGCTGCGGCTGGTGCGCCTGGCGGTGGGCCCTGTCCGGCTGGGTCACCTGCCGGTGGGCGCTTGGCGCGATCTGACGGCGGCCGAGCTGGCCGCGCTGCGGCGGGCGACGGGGCTCGGCGGCGAATAG
- the scpB gene encoding SMC-Scp complex subunit ScpB, with protein MAALEALLFVNAEPMTARELAELTGWDEDHVRAAADLLAAKLASDPGCGLCLVRVSHGYQLATKPELAPFVGRLSAPKPPPPLSRAALETLAIIAYKQPITRAEIDHLRGVRSESAVQSLQERELIEEAGRAEGPGRPILYRTTEKFLQWCGLNSLADLPPLPEGGAEGSEGDSHTSGAGGSD; from the coding sequence ATGGCCGCGCTGGAGGCGCTGCTGTTCGTCAACGCCGAACCGATGACGGCGCGGGAGCTGGCCGAGCTCACGGGTTGGGACGAAGACCACGTGCGGGCCGCTGCGGACTTGCTGGCGGCCAAGCTGGCCAGCGACCCGGGGTGTGGGCTGTGCCTGGTCCGAGTCAGCCACGGCTATCAGCTGGCGACGAAACCGGAGCTGGCGCCGTTCGTCGGGCGGCTGTCCGCGCCCAAGCCGCCGCCGCCCTTGTCCCGGGCGGCTTTGGAGACGCTGGCCATCATCGCTTACAAGCAGCCCATCACCCGAGCCGAGATCGACCATTTGCGCGGCGTGCGCTCGGAGTCGGCCGTGCAGTCGCTCCAGGAACGGGAGCTCATCGAGGAGGCGGGGCGCGCGGAGGGGCCGGGGCGGCCGATTCTGTACCGGACGACCGAGAAGTTTCTCCAATGGTGTGGCTTGAATTCGTTGGCCGATTTGCCGCCGCTGCCGGAGGGAGGCGCGGAAGGAAGCGAAGGCGACTCGCATACATCGGGTGCCGGCGGGTCAGATTAA
- a CDS encoding (d)CMP kinase, with product MPSGAERIRAFVEGKTGNRQLVIAIDGPAGAGKSTVAKAVAQALNYTYIDTGAMYRAVALAALRSGVPLDDEQALTELAQQLHIELQPAPGGNRVLLNGEDVTEALRTPEVGAAASPVAAVPGVRHRLVEQQRAMARRGGVVMDGRDIGTVVFPDADVKLFLTASAEERAKRRWLELQAKGFRQSLEEIRRSLEERDRRDAERAVSPLRKADDAVEIDTTDKSVDEVVRLVLDIVRKEQCTCSTK from the coding sequence ATGCCGAGCGGGGCGGAAAGGATACGCGCGTTCGTGGAAGGGAAGACAGGCAACCGACAGCTCGTTATCGCGATCGACGGCCCCGCGGGGGCCGGCAAGAGCACCGTGGCGAAAGCGGTCGCTCAAGCGTTGAACTATACATACATCGATACGGGCGCCATGTACCGAGCCGTCGCTCTGGCGGCGCTGCGCTCCGGCGTTCCCCTGGACGACGAGCAAGCCCTGACCGAGCTGGCGCAGCAGCTGCACATCGAGCTGCAGCCGGCGCCCGGCGGGAACCGGGTGCTGCTGAATGGCGAAGACGTCACCGAGGCGCTGCGCACGCCGGAAGTGGGAGCTGCCGCATCACCCGTGGCCGCCGTGCCCGGCGTCCGGCACCGCCTCGTCGAGCAGCAGCGGGCCATGGCCCGCCGGGGCGGCGTGGTCATGGACGGCCGCGACATCGGGACGGTGGTGTTTCCCGACGCGGACGTGAAGCTGTTTCTGACCGCGTCCGCCGAAGAGCGGGCCAAGCGGCGGTGGCTGGAGCTGCAGGCCAAAGGATTCCGGCAGTCGCTGGAGGAAATCCGGCGCAGCCTGGAAGAGCGGGATCGCCGCGACGCGGAGCGCGCGGTCTCGCCGCTGCGCAAGGCCGACGACGCGGTAGAGATCGACACGACCGACAAGAGCGTCGACGAAGTGGTGCGGCTGGTGCTCGACATCGTCCGAAAGGAGCAGTGTACGTGCTCTACCAAGTAG
- a CDS encoding 30S ribosomal protein S1, translating into MTDLSESKKDEYTIEAASQENGFVQGEPAGDSRGEPSGVGAAEDSSMESATAGATGHDDDAAMLQAMMEQYEEAARKLTRGQIVEGRVVQVRDDEVIVDVGYKSEGRIPASELGLAEGQTPKDVLKEGDKVYVQVLRVDEDEGTVVVSKRRADERRAWEILTRKYEAKEPLEATVIARVKGGLLVDVGVRGFVPASHVDLNFVDDLDQYVGKKLRFRIIELDRQRRNVVLSRKQLLEEELEQAKQKAFSELQAGQIITGVVRRITDFGAFVDVGGGVEGLLHVSELAYSRVEHPRDVLREGQEIQVKVLAVDPERERISLSLKGAKPDPWLTIADRYSEGQIVEGEVTRTVDFGAFVKLEDGVEGLVHISQLANHRVENVTDVVQPGQHVKVKVINLDPQARRIGLSIKAVNPKPPKPKPEPKEEETALTYGDPGAGGITIGDVVEGLDQLTERLGDGQKG; encoded by the coding sequence ATGACGGATTTGAGCGAAAGCAAGAAGGACGAGTATACCATCGAAGCGGCCTCGCAGGAAAACGGCTTCGTGCAGGGTGAGCCGGCAGGCGACTCCCGCGGCGAGCCGTCCGGCGTTGGAGCGGCTGAGGATTCGTCCATGGAATCGGCCACTGCGGGCGCGACCGGCCACGACGACGATGCGGCCATGCTGCAAGCGATGATGGAACAATACGAGGAAGCGGCCCGCAAGCTGACGCGTGGGCAGATCGTCGAGGGCAGGGTGGTGCAAGTCCGCGACGACGAAGTCATCGTCGACGTGGGCTACAAGTCCGAAGGTCGCATCCCGGCTTCGGAGCTGGGTCTGGCGGAAGGGCAGACACCCAAAGACGTGCTGAAGGAAGGCGACAAAGTCTACGTCCAGGTACTGCGCGTCGACGAAGATGAAGGCACCGTCGTGGTTTCCAAGCGGCGGGCGGACGAACGGCGGGCCTGGGAGATCCTGACGAGGAAATACGAAGCGAAGGAACCGCTCGAAGCCACCGTCATCGCTCGCGTCAAAGGCGGTTTGCTGGTCGACGTCGGGGTGCGCGGCTTCGTGCCGGCGTCGCACGTCGACCTGAATTTTGTCGACGACTTGGACCAGTACGTCGGGAAGAAGCTACGGTTTCGCATCATCGAGCTGGATCGGCAGCGCCGCAACGTCGTCCTGTCGCGCAAGCAGCTCCTCGAGGAAGAGCTGGAGCAGGCGAAGCAAAAGGCGTTTTCCGAACTACAAGCCGGCCAGATCATCACGGGCGTCGTTCGCCGGATCACGGATTTCGGCGCGTTCGTCGATGTCGGCGGCGGCGTGGAAGGCCTGCTGCACGTGTCGGAGCTGGCCTACAGCCGGGTCGAGCACCCGCGGGACGTGCTGCGCGAGGGTCAGGAAATCCAAGTTAAGGTGCTGGCGGTCGATCCCGAGCGCGAGCGCATCTCGCTTAGCCTCAAGGGAGCCAAGCCCGATCCGTGGTTGACCATCGCGGATCGCTACAGTGAAGGCCAGATCGTGGAGGGCGAAGTCACGCGCACGGTCGACTTCGGCGCCTTCGTGAAGCTGGAGGACGGCGTCGAGGGTCTGGTCCATATCTCGCAGCTCGCCAATCACCGGGTGGAAAACGTCACCGACGTTGTGCAGCCGGGCCAGCACGTGAAAGTGAAGGTCATCAACCTCGACCCGCAGGCGCGCCGCATCGGGCTGAGCATCAAGGCGGTCAATCCGAAGCCGCCTAAGCCCAAGCCGGAGCCCAAGGAAGAGGAAACGGCGCTGACGTACGGCGATCCCGGCGCCGGCGGGATCACCATCGGCGACGTGGTGGAGGGCCTTGACCAGCTCACCGAGAGATTGGGCGACGGCCAGAAGGGCTGA
- the aroF gene encoding 3-deoxy-7-phosphoheptulonate synthase: MIVVMRGDATPEQIQRVRERLCAFGLSVYEARGLDRAVLSAVGEITPDAVQQIQAMDGVERCVKIVQPYKLAGRQFHPEPSVVTVGGTRIGADTLAVIAGPCAVESEEQIISVARAVRDAGATLLRGGAYKPRTSPYSFQGLQEEGLRLLALARAETGLPVVTEVMDTAHVELVAQYADMLQIGARNMQNFALLKEVGRAGKPVLLKRGLAATIEEWLLAAEYIINAGNPNVVLCERGIRTFETATRNTLDLSAVPVVKELSHLPIIVDPSHGTGKWQYVTPMARAAVAAGADGLMIEVHPEPDRALSDGLQSLRPEQFRQLMQEVSAVALVVGRKLKAAVA, from the coding sequence GTGATCGTCGTCATGCGCGGCGATGCGACGCCCGAGCAAATCCAGCGGGTGCGTGAGCGGCTGTGCGCGTTCGGGCTTTCCGTGTACGAGGCGCGGGGCTTGGACCGCGCCGTGCTGAGCGCGGTGGGCGAGATAACGCCCGACGCCGTTCAGCAAATTCAGGCAATGGACGGCGTCGAGCGTTGCGTCAAGATCGTCCAGCCCTACAAGCTGGCCGGCCGGCAGTTTCATCCGGAACCTTCCGTCGTCACCGTGGGCGGAACGCGAATCGGGGCCGACACGCTGGCCGTGATCGCCGGACCGTGCGCGGTGGAGTCGGAGGAGCAGATTATCAGCGTCGCCCGCGCCGTGCGCGACGCGGGGGCCACGCTGCTGCGCGGCGGGGCGTACAAGCCGCGCACGTCGCCGTATTCGTTCCAGGGCCTGCAGGAGGAGGGGTTGCGGCTGCTGGCGCTGGCCCGGGCCGAGACGGGGCTGCCGGTCGTGACGGAGGTCATGGACACGGCCCACGTGGAGCTGGTAGCTCAGTACGCCGATATGCTGCAAATCGGCGCCCGCAACATGCAGAACTTCGCCCTGTTGAAGGAAGTGGGCCGCGCGGGCAAGCCGGTGCTGCTCAAGCGCGGCCTGGCCGCCACCATCGAGGAGTGGCTGCTGGCCGCCGAGTACATCATCAACGCCGGCAATCCCAACGTGGTGCTGTGCGAGCGGGGCATCCGCACGTTCGAGACGGCGACGCGCAACACGCTGGACTTGAGCGCGGTGCCCGTCGTGAAGGAACTGAGCCACTTGCCCATCATCGTCGATCCGTCGCACGGCACGGGCAAGTGGCAGTACGTGACGCCTATGGCCCGCGCCGCCGTGGCGGCCGGCGCCGACGGGCTGATGATTGAAGTGCATCCCGAGCCCGACCGAGCCCTCTCCGACGGGCTGCAGTCGCTGCGTCCCGAGCAGTTCCGGCAGCTCATGCAGGAAGTGAGCGCCGTCGCCCTAGTCGTCGGACGCAAGCTGAAGGCGGCGGTCGCTTAG
- a CDS encoding 1-acyl-sn-glycerol-3-phosphate acyltransferase — protein MYVLYQVARRVIGPPLKKYFSLTCEGADHLPKTGPAIVVCNHLNYLDPFIMGAVFDRPLHFMAKAELFEKRWLAWLLRKAYAFPVRRGRSDRQAIRHALNVLKEGHVVALFPEGTRSKTGELLELQRGAALLALHSGAPIIPMVILGGYEALAGGRKFPRRVPIRVRVGEPLTFASETVDSATITEVSRRIEETLLALLNKSGEGGRTRAGADNAWAGRKGYPAEGKASK, from the coding sequence GTGTACGTGCTCTACCAAGTAGCGCGCCGAGTGATTGGCCCTCCCCTCAAAAAGTACTTCTCCCTGACCTGCGAGGGCGCCGACCACTTGCCCAAGACCGGCCCGGCCATCGTCGTCTGCAATCATCTCAACTACTTGGATCCGTTTATCATGGGCGCTGTCTTCGACCGCCCCTTGCATTTTATGGCCAAGGCCGAACTGTTCGAAAAGCGCTGGCTGGCTTGGCTGCTGAGGAAGGCGTATGCGTTTCCCGTACGGCGAGGCCGGTCCGACCGCCAGGCCATTCGCCACGCGCTGAACGTGCTGAAGGAAGGCCACGTGGTCGCGCTGTTTCCCGAGGGAACGCGCAGCAAGACGGGCGAACTGCTGGAGCTCCAGCGCGGCGCGGCCCTGCTGGCCCTGCACTCGGGCGCGCCGATCATTCCGATGGTGATCCTGGGCGGATACGAAGCGCTGGCGGGCGGCCGCAAGTTCCCCCGCCGCGTCCCCATCCGGGTGCGGGTGGGCGAACCGCTGACGTTCGCCTCCGAAACTGTGGACAGCGCCACCATCACCGAAGTGAGCCGGCGCATCGAGGAAACGCTGCTCGCGTTGCTTAACAAATCGGGTGAAGGAGGCAGGACGAGAGCGGGCGCTGATAACGCGTGGGCGGGACGGAAAGGATATCCCGCTGAAGGAAAAGCGTCGAAATGA
- a CDS encoding site-2 protease family protein has protein sequence MRDLGLDALILRAAAVLLALAIHEYAHALVAVKLGDPGPKYDGRLTLNPFAHLDVVGTLMLFLFSFGWAKPVMVDPSQFKNPRRDMMWVALAGPASNILLAFGLSRLAPWIINAVPRDFAAATTAFFVVAIQLNIWLAVFNMLPLPPLDGSKVLAGLLPRRYALQYYRLESYGTVILVLLVVSGAVVRVLQPVYLTVFRLVVG, from the coding sequence ATTCGGGATTTGGGACTCGACGCGCTGATCCTGCGCGCGGCCGCCGTCTTGCTGGCACTGGCCATCCACGAATACGCCCACGCGCTGGTGGCGGTGAAGTTGGGCGATCCCGGTCCGAAATACGACGGCCGGCTGACGCTGAATCCGTTCGCCCATCTGGACGTCGTCGGCACGCTGATGCTGTTCTTGTTCTCGTTCGGCTGGGCCAAGCCGGTGATGGTCGACCCGTCGCAGTTCAAGAATCCCCGTCGCGACATGATGTGGGTGGCGCTGGCGGGACCGGCGTCCAACATCCTGCTGGCTTTCGGACTGAGCCGCCTGGCTCCGTGGATCATCAACGCGGTGCCGCGGGACTTCGCCGCGGCGACGACCGCGTTTTTCGTCGTAGCCATTCAGCTCAACATCTGGCTGGCCGTCTTCAACATGCTGCCGCTGCCGCCGCTGGACGGCTCGAAAGTGCTGGCGGGCCTCTTGCCGCGCAGGTACGCGCTGCAGTACTATCGCCTAGAGTCCTACGGAACCGTCATCCTCGTGCTGCTGGTCGTCTCGGGCGCCGTCGTGCGCGTCCTGCAGCCGGTGTACCTCACCGTCTTCCGCCTGGTGGTGGGCTAG
- the ytfJ gene encoding sporulation protein YtfJ — translation MVWLEFVGRFAAAAGGRRGRKRRRLAYIGCRRVRLSARLQGARALGRGAPERELESVSEQHPHPIEGLMKTAMESLKAMVDVNTILGDPVETPDGTVVVPVSRVSFGFAAGGTEFEAEGSDNGFPFGGGSGAGISLQPVAFLVVGAGQLRLMTIDKNAAIYDRLLDLAPDVMDSLQGILRNGRGNDASTTPMPS, via the coding sequence ATGGTGTGGCTTGAATTCGTTGGCCGATTTGCCGCCGCTGCCGGAGGGAGGCGCGGAAGGAAGCGAAGGCGACTCGCATACATCGGGTGCCGGCGGGTCAGATTAAGCGCGAGACTGCAAGGAGCTCGCGCTCTAGGCCGCGGGGCTCCGGAGAGGGAGCTGGAGTCCGTGAGCGAGCAGCATCCGCATCCCATTGAAGGTCTGATGAAGACCGCCATGGAAAGCCTGAAGGCCATGGTGGACGTTAACACCATCCTGGGCGACCCCGTGGAAACGCCCGACGGCACTGTCGTCGTTCCGGTCTCCCGGGTGTCGTTTGGCTTCGCCGCAGGCGGCACCGAGTTCGAGGCCGAAGGGTCGGACAACGGCTTTCCGTTCGGGGGCGGCAGCGGCGCCGGCATTTCGCTGCAGCCCGTGGCGTTTCTGGTCGTGGGCGCGGGCCAGTTGCGCCTGATGACCATCGACAAAAACGCAGCCATTTACGACCGCCTGTTGGACTTGGCGCCGGATGTCATGGACAGCCTGCAAGGCATCCTCCGCAACGGAAGGGGGAACGACGCGTCGACGACGCCCATGCCGTCCTGA
- a CDS encoding dipeptidase, producing the protein MVDAHCDTALRLAAGESLTPSGQPSGHVDLPRLRAGGVGLQVFALWVDADRNESGRLRRCIELLDAVKREVQRLSEDMQLILSPRDLDAAAAAGKVGVLLSVEDGAALEGSLAALRALYDLGVRALGLTWNGRNELADGVGVANGAGQGLTPFGREVVREMNRLGMVVDVSHLSEAGFWDVLEISAAPVIASHSNAKALCGHRRNLTDEQIKALAARGGVIGINFFPAFLSDSGQASLDDIVRHIDYIVSLVGPAHVGFGSDFDGISSTPAGVEDVSRMGAVVDALLARGYSDDDVRGIAGNNFLRVFRQVLRDTD; encoded by the coding sequence ATCGTCGACGCCCACTGCGACACCGCGCTGCGGCTGGCGGCGGGCGAGAGCCTGACGCCCTCGGGCCAGCCCTCGGGGCACGTCGATTTGCCCCGGCTGCGGGCCGGCGGCGTCGGCTTGCAAGTGTTCGCTCTCTGGGTCGACGCGGACCGGAACGAGAGCGGCCGCTTGCGGCGCTGCATCGAGCTGCTGGACGCCGTCAAGCGCGAGGTGCAGCGGCTGTCCGAAGACATGCAGCTCATCTTGTCACCGCGGGATTTGGACGCCGCGGCGGCCGCGGGCAAGGTCGGCGTGCTGCTGTCCGTCGAAGACGGCGCCGCCCTGGAGGGCAGCCTCGCGGCGCTGCGGGCGCTTTACGACTTAGGCGTGCGCGCGCTGGGCCTGACGTGGAACGGCCGCAACGAGCTGGCCGACGGCGTAGGGGTCGCGAACGGAGCCGGCCAGGGCTTGACGCCTTTCGGCCGCGAGGTCGTGCGCGAAATGAACCGGCTTGGCATGGTCGTCGACGTGTCGCACCTGTCCGAGGCCGGGTTCTGGGACGTTCTCGAGATCAGCGCCGCGCCGGTCATCGCCTCCCACTCCAACGCCAAGGCGCTGTGCGGACACCGGCGGAACTTGACGGACGAGCAAATCAAGGCGCTGGCCGCCCGGGGCGGCGTCATCGGCATCAACTTCTTCCCGGCGTTTCTGAGCGACAGCGGCCAAGCCTCGTTAGACGACATCGTGCGCCACATTGACTACATCGTCTCCTTGGTGGGTCCGGCGCACGTCGGCTTTGGGTCCGACTTCGACGGCATTTCCTCGACGCCCGCGGGCGTCGAAGACGTCTCGCGAATGGGGGCGGTGGTAGACGCGCTGCTGGCCCGGGGTTACAGCGACGACGACGTGCGGGGCATCGCTGGCAACAATTTCTTGCGCGTCTTCCGGCAAGTTTTGCGCGACACCGATTGA
- the lysA gene encoding diaminopimelate decarboxylase, whose amino-acid sequence MADRAGRGLAVNDMGRLVIGGCDAVELARVYGTPLYVLDEARVRAACREYVQALRETYPHGCIVYAGKALLTVGLCRIIEEEGLGLDVVSGGELYTALTAGFPPERIWFHGNNKSGAELALAVEAGVGQMVVDNLGELERLEAVAADKGRVVDVLLRVTPGVLVNSHSYVQTGQPGSKFGLPIADGTALAAARRVAASPWLRLAGYHCHIGSQVLDLQPYDEAVDAMAAFMAEAQRETGVSARQLNMGGGLGIRYCDETDVPTPAQFVARIARRVLARMREYGLPAPELVFEPGRSIVGPAGVTLYTVGFVKRIAGMRTYVFIDGGMGDNPRVALYGTRYYAVVANKMNEPPAPEPVAVAGKYCESGDVLIHELYAPPLEPGDILAVTETGAYNYSMASNYNRLPRPAMVLVRDGLHALLVERETYEDLVRKDVVPPWLDRASAAAGRREGRAPGC is encoded by the coding sequence ATGGCGGATCGGGCGGGCCGCGGGCTGGCCGTCAATGACATGGGTCGTCTGGTCATCGGCGGCTGCGACGCCGTCGAGCTGGCGCGCGTGTATGGGACGCCGCTGTACGTGCTGGACGAAGCGCGCGTCCGCGCCGCCTGCCGCGAGTATGTTCAAGCGCTCAGGGAGACGTATCCCCACGGGTGCATCGTTTACGCCGGGAAGGCGCTGCTGACCGTGGGGCTCTGCCGCATCATCGAAGAGGAAGGGCTGGGGCTGGACGTCGTCTCCGGCGGGGAGCTGTACACTGCCTTGACGGCGGGCTTTCCGCCCGAGCGCATCTGGTTCCACGGCAACAACAAATCGGGCGCGGAGCTGGCGCTGGCCGTCGAGGCGGGCGTCGGGCAGATGGTGGTCGACAACCTGGGTGAGCTGGAACGGCTCGAAGCCGTCGCGGCGGACAAGGGCCGGGTCGTCGACGTGTTGCTGCGCGTGACGCCCGGCGTGCTGGTGAACAGCCACTCCTACGTGCAGACCGGCCAGCCGGGCTCCAAGTTTGGCTTGCCCATCGCCGACGGTACGGCGCTCGCGGCCGCCCGCCGAGTCGCCGCCTCTCCCTGGCTGCGCCTGGCCGGCTACCACTGCCATATCGGCTCGCAAGTCCTTGATCTCCAACCCTACGACGAGGCCGTCGACGCGATGGCCGCGTTTATGGCGGAAGCCCAGCGCGAGACGGGTGTTTCGGCCCGGCAGCTGAACATGGGCGGGGGCCTGGGCATCCGGTACTGCGACGAAACCGACGTGCCGACGCCGGCCCAGTTCGTGGCGCGCATCGCCCGGCGGGTGCTGGCCCGGATGAGGGAATACGGCCTGCCCGCGCCCGAACTCGTCTTCGAGCCGGGGCGGTCCATCGTCGGCCCCGCGGGCGTGACGCTGTACACCGTCGGCTTCGTCAAGCGCATCGCTGGCATGCGCACGTACGTGTTCATCGACGGCGGCATGGGCGACAATCCGCGGGTGGCGCTGTACGGCACGCGCTACTACGCGGTCGTGGCTAATAAGATGAACGAGCCGCCGGCCCCAGAGCCCGTGGCGGTAGCCGGCAAGTACTGCGAGTCCGGCGACGTGCTCATCCACGAGCTGTACGCCCCGCCGCTGGAGCCGGGCGACATCCTGGCCGTGACCGAAACGGGCGCCTACAATTATTCCATGGCCAGCAACTACAACCGCCTGCCGCGCCCGGCCATGGTGCTAGTGCGGGACGGCCTGCACGCGCTGCTGGTCGAGCGCGAGACGTACGAAGATCTGGTGCGCAAAGACGTGGTGCCACCGTGGCTCGACCGGGCGTCAGCCGCCGCCGGCCGGCGCGAAGGGAGGGCTCCCGGGTGCTGA
- a CDS encoding spore germination protein, whose amino-acid sequence MPLARRLEENLAEIKRRLGVGVSFDVLVRELTIGGRDAALIFIDGFLKDGATVEILKFLLQLKREDLAPQPIAKIVRSGLPYFEVDTVSTLDEVIDQVLAGPAALLVDGQTEAVVIDVRQYPVRGIEEPDLERVTRGSREGLVETIVFNTALIRRRLRDPNLRFEMRSVGKQSRTDVALGYIEGVANPDTVAEIRRRLEKTDVTALTMGSQSLIEILTGQRLNPFPLARLTERPDVAAAHLAEGHVVVLTDTSPTALILPANVWHFTQHAEEYFQSPVVGTFMRWARFVAIGLSLVLGPLWLMLATLPERPDWLAFIGPAEEPRVALWIQFLFLEFGIVLIGQALIHTPSAMSTALGIVGAILLGELAIEVGLFVPETVLYAAVTALTSFATPSLEFAHALRLFRYLLFVLVALWGPWGFAAGLGVTVLCLAMTNSFGLPYLYPLIPLDAKALVRLLFRFPIVQLGTRSAPKQGRRGANSGS is encoded by the coding sequence TTGCCTCTCGCTCGCAGACTGGAGGAGAATCTGGCGGAGATCAAGCGCCGGCTCGGTGTCGGCGTTTCGTTCGACGTGCTGGTGCGGGAGTTGACCATCGGAGGGCGGGATGCCGCCCTCATCTTCATTGACGGCTTCCTCAAAGACGGCGCCACCGTGGAGATTCTCAAGTTCCTCCTGCAGTTGAAACGCGAGGACCTGGCGCCGCAGCCCATCGCGAAAATCGTCCGCTCGGGCCTGCCGTACTTCGAGGTAGACACCGTGTCCACCCTTGACGAAGTCATCGACCAGGTGCTGGCCGGCCCGGCGGCGCTCCTCGTCGACGGGCAGACAGAAGCCGTCGTCATCGACGTGCGGCAATATCCGGTGCGAGGCATCGAGGAGCCGGACCTGGAGCGGGTGACGCGCGGCAGCCGGGAAGGCTTGGTCGAGACCATCGTCTTCAACACGGCGCTCATCCGCCGGCGGCTGCGCGACCCGAATTTGCGCTTCGAGATGCGCTCGGTGGGCAAACAGTCGCGCACGGACGTGGCGCTGGGCTATATCGAAGGGGTGGCCAACCCGGATACGGTCGCGGAAATCCGGCGCCGGCTGGAGAAAACCGACGTGACCGCGCTCACCATGGGCTCGCAAAGCCTCATCGAGATTTTGACCGGGCAGCGGCTGAACCCGTTCCCGCTGGCGCGGCTCACCGAGCGCCCCGACGTGGCGGCCGCGCATTTGGCCGAAGGACATGTGGTCGTCCTGACCGACACGTCGCCCACGGCCCTCATCTTACCCGCCAACGTCTGGCACTTCACGCAGCACGCCGAGGAATACTTCCAGTCTCCCGTGGTGGGCACGTTCATGCGCTGGGCACGGTTTGTGGCCATCGGGCTTTCGCTGGTGCTGGGACCTTTGTGGCTCATGCTCGCCACGCTGCCCGAGCGCCCAGACTGGCTGGCGTTCATCGGACCGGCGGAAGAGCCACGCGTGGCGCTGTGGATCCAGTTTCTGTTTCTCGAGTTCGGCATCGTGCTCATCGGCCAGGCGCTCATCCACACGCCGTCGGCCATGTCGACCGCGCTCGGCATCGTCGGCGCCATCCTGCTGGGGGAACTGGCCATCGAGGTGGGCCTGTTCGTCCCGGAGACGGTGCTTTACGCCGCCGTAACCGCCCTGACGTCGTTCGCCACGCCCAGCCTCGAGTTCGCTCACGCGCTGCGGCTGTTCCGCTACTTGCTCTTCGTCCTTGTGGCCTTGTGGGGACCGTGGGGCTTTGCGGCGGGCCTCGGCGTCACGGTCCTGTGCCTGGCCATGACCAACTCGTTCGGCTTGCCGTACTTGTACCCGCTCATCCCGCTGGACGCCAAGGCCCTGGTGCGCCTGCTGTTTCGCTTCCCCATCGTGCAGCTGGGCACTCGCTCAGCCCCCAAGCAGGGCCGCCGCGGCGCGAACTCCGGTTCGTAG